Proteins from one Nilaparvata lugens isolate BPH chromosome 10, ASM1435652v1, whole genome shotgun sequence genomic window:
- the LOC120353330 gene encoding uncharacterized protein LOC120353330 encodes MLEEYVYPQLDDIEAEKGLVYFQQDGAPPHFSLRVRESLDARFGNRWIGREGPIPWPPRSPDMTPLDFFFWGHIKNLVYAEKIRNVRHLRERIMNYLASVPPDMLARTWEEVEYRFDVCRATHGAHIELY; translated from the coding sequence ATGTTAGAGGAGTATGTTTATCCTCAGTTGGATGACATTGAGGCGGAGAAAGGTTTAGTTTATTTCCAACAAGATGGGGCGCCGCCACACTTCAGTTTGCGTGTCCGTGAGTCACTGGACGCTCGTTTCGGCAACAGGTGGATTGGAAGGGAAGGACCTATTCCATGGCCACCAAGGAGCCCTGATATGACTCCGTTGGACTTTTTCTTCTGGGGGCATATCAAGAATCTTGTATATGCGGAGAAAATTCGAAATGTTCGCCATCTCAGGGAACGAATAATGAATTACCTGGCGTCCGTTCCCCCAGACATGCTCGCCAGGACATGGGAAGAGGTAGAATACCGTTTCGACGTGTGCCGTGCCACTCACGGAGCTCACATTGAACTTTACTAA
- the LOC111045820 gene encoding UDP-glycosyltransferase UGT5 isoform X1, with amino-acid sequence MVSPVSAFLLAASTLNICNGANILGIFPTASFSHQQPLLAVSRALAARGHNLTVINTNPNKTPLKNYRDIDLGFMYKEWDALKKAHGLSLQERISPFKIVSDFKNFVDFFCQKVLDSHQIQDLIKEVNGTTFDLILYESLSYSSLLGLSELVGNPPIVGLMTLHPFTINDLYVGNPEIPSYIPSVVLPYEHRMTFFQRMTNFALNVYFHYQRIRYIEPLQEVFLKRYFGDVKHTAYELERNISLMLISGDLATSYPKPVHPNTIYIGPAHIEKPPPLPQDLQKWMDESEDGVIYFSLGSNMKGTSVPAEKRAAFIKAFSQFPTFRVLWKWESDEKLPGQPDNVLVKKWLPQQSILAHPKTRLFISQVGLQSFQEATTYGVPILGIPMFGDQDWNGGKLVQAGAGRVMEFYDIAYDIVYDNLKELLTNKSYKANMMTLSKITNDKPMPAVETAVWWIEYVIRHQGAPHLRPACFDLTWYQYYSLDVIAFILAVILAAITVAIYALKIVVRNFTGAKLKTH; translated from the exons ATG GTCTCTCCAGTCAGTGCATTTTTATTGGCCGCTTCTACACTGAACATCTGCAATGGCGCGAATATTCTGGGTATCTTTCCAACGGCATCTTTTAGTCACCAGCAGCCATTACTGGCCGTCAGTAGAGCTCTAGCGGCCAGGGGACACAATCTTACAGTCATCAACACGAATCCCAATAAG ACACCATTGAAGAACTACAGAGATATTGATCTTGGATTCATGTACAAGGAATGGGACGCACTGAAGAAAGCGCACGGTCTATCGCTTCAAGAACGGATAAGTCCATTCAAGATTGTATCAGACTTTAAGAATTTTGTAGATTTTTTCTGCCAGAAAGTACTTGACTCTCATCAAATACAAGACTTGATTAA agAAGTGAATGGTACAACGTTTGACCTGATCCTGTACGAGAGTCTTAGCTACTCTAGTCTTCTAGGGTTGAGCGAACTGGTGGGCAACCCTCCAATCGTAGGCCTTATGACCTTGCACCCCTTCACAATCAACGATCTATACGTTGGAAACCCAGAAATTCCGTCCTATATCCCCTCAGTAGTTCTGCCTTACGAGCATCGCATGACGTTCTTCCAGCGTATGACAAACTTCGCATTAAACGTCTACTTCCATTACCAGAGAATCCGCTATATTGAGCCTCTGCAGGAGGTTTTCTTGAAGAGGTATTTCGGAGATGTGAAGCACACTGCCTACGAACTGGAACGGAACATCAGTCTGATGCTGATCAGTGGTGACCTGGCCACTTCTTATCCGAAGCCCGTTCATCCGAACACTATCTACATTGGTCCGGCGCACATCGAGAAGCCTCCACCTCTACCTCAA GACTTGCAAAAATGGATGGACGAGTCTGAGGATGGAGTCATCTACTTCAGCCTGGGCAGTAACATGAAGGGCACTTCGGTGCCGGCTGAGAAGAGGGCCGCATTTATTAAGGCATTCTCGCAATTCCCCACATTCAGGGTGCTCTGGAAATGGGAGAGCGACGAAAAACTTCCCGGGCAGCCCGACAATGTGCTGGTCAAAAAATGGCTGCCGCAACAATCTATTCTTG CTCATCCGAAGACGCGACTGTTCATCAGCCAAGTGGGTTTGCAGAGTTTCCAGGAAGCGACGACATACGGCGTGCCCATCCTCGGAATCCCCATGTTCGGCGACCAGGACTGGAACGGCGGCAAACTGGTGCAAGCGGGGGCGGGGCGAGTCATGGAGTTCTACGACATTGCTTACGACATTGTCTACGACAATTTGAAGGAGCTCCTTACAAATAAAAG CTACAAAGCGAACATGATGACGCTGTCAAAGATTACCAACGACAAACCGATGCCAGCCGTCGAGACGGCCGTCTGGTGGATAGAGTACGTGATTCGTCACCAGGGAGCGCCACACCTCAGGCCAGCCTGCTTTGATCTCACCTGGTACCAGTACTACAGCCTCGATGTCATCGCGTTCATCCTGGCAGTCATCCTAGCTGCTATCACAGTGGCCATCTATGCTCTCAAAATTGTTGTCAGGAATTTCACCGGTGCTAAATTAAAGACACATTAA
- the LOC111045820 gene encoding UDP-glycosyltransferase UGT5 isoform X2, with protein MVSPVSAFLLAASTLNICNGANILGIFPTASFSHQQPLLAVSRALAARGHNLTVINTNPNKTPLKNYRDIDLGFMYKEWDALKKAHGLSLQERISPFKIVSDFKNFVDFFCQKVLDSHQIQDLIKEVNGTTFDLILYESLSYSSLLGLSELVGNPPIVGLMTLHPFTINDLYVGNPEIPSYIPSVVLPYEHRMTFFQRMTNFALNVYFHYQRIRYIEPLQEVFLKRYFGDVKHTAYELERNISLMLISGDLATSYPKPVHPNTIYIGPAHIEKPPPLPQEIQKWMDESEDGVIYFSLGSNMKGTSVPAEKRAAFIKAFSQFPTFRVLWKWESDEKLPGQPDNVLVKKWLPQQSILAHPKTRLFISQVGLQSFQEATTYGVPILGIPMFGDQDWNGGKLVQAGAGRVMEFYDIAYDIVYDNLKELLTNKSYKANMMTLSKITNDKPMPAVETAVWWIEYVIRHQGAPHLRPACFDLTWYQYYSLDVIAFILAVILAAITVAIYALKIVVRNFTGAKLKTH; from the exons ATG GTCTCTCCAGTCAGTGCATTTTTATTGGCCGCTTCTACACTGAACATCTGCAATGGCGCGAATATTCTGGGTATCTTTCCAACGGCATCTTTTAGTCACCAGCAGCCATTACTGGCCGTCAGTAGAGCTCTAGCGGCCAGGGGACACAATCTTACAGTCATCAACACGAATCCCAATAAG ACACCATTGAAGAACTACAGAGATATTGATCTTGGATTCATGTACAAGGAATGGGACGCACTGAAGAAAGCGCACGGTCTATCGCTTCAAGAACGGATAAGTCCATTCAAGATTGTATCAGACTTTAAGAATTTTGTAGATTTTTTCTGCCAGAAAGTACTTGACTCTCATCAAATACAAGACTTGATTAA agAAGTGAATGGTACAACGTTTGACCTGATCCTGTACGAGAGTCTTAGCTACTCTAGTCTTCTAGGGTTGAGCGAACTGGTGGGCAACCCTCCAATCGTAGGCCTTATGACCTTGCACCCCTTCACAATCAACGATCTATACGTTGGAAACCCAGAAATTCCGTCCTATATCCCCTCAGTAGTTCTGCCTTACGAGCATCGCATGACGTTCTTCCAGCGTATGACAAACTTCGCATTAAACGTCTACTTCCATTACCAGAGAATCCGCTATATTGAGCCTCTGCAGGAGGTTTTCTTGAAGAGGTATTTCGGAGATGTGAAGCACACTGCCTACGAACTGGAACGGAACATCAGTCTGATGCTGATCAGTGGTGACCTGGCCACTTCTTATCCGAAGCCCGTTCATCCGAACACTATCTACATTGGTCCGGCGCACATCGAGAAGCCTCCACCTCTACCTCAA gaaatacag AAATGGATGGACGAGTCTGAGGATGGAGTCATCTACTTCAGCCTGGGCAGTAACATGAAGGGCACTTCGGTGCCGGCTGAGAAGAGGGCCGCATTTATTAAGGCATTCTCGCAATTCCCCACATTCAGGGTGCTCTGGAAATGGGAGAGCGACGAAAAACTTCCCGGGCAGCCCGACAATGTGCTGGTCAAAAAATGGCTGCCGCAACAATCTATTCTTG CTCATCCGAAGACGCGACTGTTCATCAGCCAAGTGGGTTTGCAGAGTTTCCAGGAAGCGACGACATACGGCGTGCCCATCCTCGGAATCCCCATGTTCGGCGACCAGGACTGGAACGGCGGCAAACTGGTGCAAGCGGGGGCGGGGCGAGTCATGGAGTTCTACGACATTGCTTACGACATTGTCTACGACAATTTGAAGGAGCTCCTTACAAATAAAAG CTACAAAGCGAACATGATGACGCTGTCAAAGATTACCAACGACAAACCGATGCCAGCCGTCGAGACGGCCGTCTGGTGGATAGAGTACGTGATTCGTCACCAGGGAGCGCCACACCTCAGGCCAGCCTGCTTTGATCTCACCTGGTACCAGTACTACAGCCTCGATGTCATCGCGTTCATCCTGGCAGTCATCCTAGCTGCTATCACAGTGGCCATCTATGCTCTCAAAATTGTTGTCAGGAATTTCACCGGTGCTAAATTAAAGACACATTAA